aatttctgTAAATGAACGGTGTCATGACACCGCACCGACAGTCATTTTAATGGCGGGACAGCAGGCGGGACAGAGTCAAGGAAAACGAGGCAAAGGTAGGAAACTGTCAGTCAGCGCATCTTTGTGTCCCAGCGGGAATCCACACAGCCCTGGCTGCAAATCTCCCTTTTCCCTGTCCGCACATGCCTGAATGTACGGTGATCTTGTTTACGTGGGATCTGTCTTTGGGTAGCTTTATGTCAACCTCGCACCACTTGTCTATTCACGCGTGTtcgtttgggtttttttgtttttacacacatTGCATTCAACTCTTTTCCAACTTGTTATTTTCCCTAAAAGCAAGCCTCTTATCTTGGGAACAGGGTTTGGGATCTCTAAAGGGTTGCATAAAAAAATCATCTGCTGTAAAGTTTATCTTAAGAGATAGACTGATAATTCCTTTTTAAGACAGATTGTCTTTTAGTGTCTGATAACTGATTTGCAATTTTTAAATACTCctttatttctgcattttgaaATTAGACTACAATTAAATGAgatcaattttatataaattgaaacaaatatttattatgaaattatatttattgactAGTGACATTCTGTGAAGAGTAGTTAAGTGTCTGTCTTTAGAGACTGACCATATGGCACCATGTATCAGCAGaccaaatattacaatatattcattaaaatattggtCAAACTGATTATCGGTCAGGATCTCTAGTCttcagtttcatgtcataatgTTTAATAACGTGGGTTACACTTTGATAATctaggttttattgtttttttagttattattattattattattattattattattatgattatgattgaaTTTaattggttctcaagaaacatgtaGGCTATTTATTGGAGGAACTGAGATGTGTGGTTGTAAAATTGAGTTGTTTCCACAcagttagaaaaaaaagtgatctAGACAAAAGCTATTGAGACTTATATATGTTTAACAAAATAGTCAGTTACCAAATTCATTTATTACCAGTGCTCTGCTTTGTCTCTTCAAATGCCAGTCAGGTTCACAGTTGATGTTAGCAGTGTGACACAGTGAGCATGTAACTGACCAATTCCCCCTAATACCACCTGGCAAATTACAGTGAAAAATGATCTTGtgtacatttttgcattaaaaaaagttatatctaAATGTGGTTTTGGTCTAACTGCTACTTTCTCCCCTCCATATTCTTGTTCATTGTGCCCCCTTTCCATTTCTGCTTCCATAGGTTCCCAGATGAAGAGCCCagagaaaaagaagaggaagTCCAACGCTCAGGTTAGTTTTTGAATATTTGgtctaaaaattttatatatagctTGACTTTGTTGTAATATTTGCAATGGTGTTTGTATATTAGTAGACTTGCTTCCCAGCTTAAGCTAAATGTTAACAAGAATTATATTTAATGACAAATTtagtgcattaaaaatattaataatatgtgtATTTAGTAAAACATTAGAAACTAAGCAATTCAGTTTTACCAACTCATTTCTCACCTTTTGTATTTCCTGTTAGGGGGCAGCATTCTCCCACCTCTCTGAGTTTGCACCCCCTCCTACTCCAATGGTTGATCACCTGGTGGCCTCTAACCCTTTTGATGATGACTTTGGTCTGCCATCGCGATCTGGTGGAGGGGGTGGTCCAGGTGGTGCCTCTTTTCTGCCTAGCCCAGGGGGTGGTGGAGGTGGCTATGGCGGTCCCGGTCGAATGGGAGGAGGTATGGGATTCATGGGTGGCCCAGGTGGACCTGGAGGCGGACAGCCTGGTCGACGACCCCCTTTTGGTCCCCCAACGCCAAATACTGGACCACACCACCCACTTGGATTTGGGGGCATGCCGGGCTTTGGAGGTGGTGGAGGcggaggaggtggtggaggaggatTTCCACCAGGAGGCCCATCCCAGTTTAACATGCCACCCAATTTCAGCCCACCCATGCACCCTGGGCAGGGCTTCAATCCAATGTTGTCACCTGGAGGAATGGGTGGCGGTCCAGGAGGTGGAGGAGGTCCACCTCATCCAAGGTTTGGGATGCCTCAGCAACAGCCTCCACATGGACAAGGTGGCCATCCCTTCAATAGCCCACCCTTACCTGGCCCTCGTGGGCCTCTGCACGGCCCCATGAACCCTATGGGGGGTATGGGAGGAGGAATGAACATGATGGGCATGGGTGGTGGAGGTGGTGGGGGCAATATGGTGGGTGGTCACCCAGGTATGCCTCCACAAGGACAGTTCCCTCCTCCACAAGATGGCTCGTACCCTGGATCAAGTCCTCCTGTTGGTGAAGAGGGAAAGAACTTTGGTGGCCCAGGTGGTGGTCCACCTGTTCCCTCTCAACAGCAGCCACCTAACCTTAACCCCTCCGGTCCTCCATCCAACAATGCCACCCCTGGTCCGTCCCCAGCCCCTGGACCCCCACAGCCTGGAGGAGGTTTCCCAGGTCATCCAGATGTCCAACAACCCAACCCTAACACTCCAGGTCAACCCCAGTCAGCTCCTCAGCCTCCCAATCCCAACTCGTCCCCCACAGGCCCACATAATGGTCCCCAGCCTCAACAAGCACCAACAAATCAGCATCCTCCACCCAACTCCACTGGTGGCCCTGGCCCCAACACCCCATCCAACCAGCAGCAACCAACGCCACCAAACTCCGCTCCAGGTTCAGCGCCCTACAACCAGCAGAACAATGCTACTGGAGGTCCAATGCCAAACCAGCCACCCAACTCCAACCAGAACAACCTTAACAACAGCAGTGGTGGCAACACTCCAGGTAGCAACCCCAATCCTCCATCCAACTCCAACTCTACGCCCAACACCCAGTCCCCACTTCCCAGTGGGCCCGCTCCACCAGCTGCTGGCCCGGGCTCTGGTCCCCCAAAGCTAGGTGGAGGCATGGTGTTCCCTTGTGGCCTCTGCATGTCAGAAGTGCACGATGACCAAGAGGCCATCTTGTGCGAGGCCTCCTGCCAACGATGGTTCCATAGAGACTGCACAGGCCTAACTGAGCCAGCATATGGGCTGCTAACTAGGGAGAGCGCCGCGGTGTGGGCTTGCGACTACTGCCTCAAGACAAAGGAGATTCAAGCTGTTTATGTGCGCCAGGGACTCGGACAGCTGGTTGCTGCAAATGATGGCTAAAGGATAGAAGAAGATTGGGGAAGAGGGATGTATGATTTATTTCTTGGTGCTTCATGCCTTGTGTTTCATGGTGAGAAAGTGAAATGGAAGCGAAGAATTAATCCACCAGAAGAGAGCGAGACATACAGATAAAACTGAACTTCTTAATCTGTTGTTACATCTTGCATTTGTTTCTTCACAGACCTCATAAGCACTTTTAGGGCCCATGTCTCTGATTAAAAAGCATTGTACCAGATGTTGGAAATGTTTGTATATAGAATATCATGACACATTTTCAAAATTCAGCTGTTTTTGATTGATGTTGCACTCATAGGTCTTCATTTCGCCTTGGTGACAAATTTGGAGAAGCAGCTTGATTCTGGCCACAGTGCAAAGCAAAATTCAATGTGCATGTACAAGAATTTGACCTTTTGTGTGATTATACCCAAGATCAGCCTCCAAAGAGCTGTCCAactcccccccccaaaaaatccaACTTCTTGATCTGCAAAGCACTGACGCCAACTTGCTACCTCAAAATTTTGACATGTCTGGCTAAGAATGCTTTAAGTCAAGAGTGTATAGTCACCACAcaacctctcctctcctctgtgaTCTCAATTTCAGTATATCCAAAGGAATATGGCAGCGTCCTGGAAAAGGCATATAATACATGTAGATAATCAACATTTCACTGTGTGCGTTGTTGAATACATGAGTGATCTGACAGAAATTGGAGTCCTGCGATTCTTTAATTATAGTCTAAATTGTTTCTCTTCATGTTCAGCTACTCACTGTTCTTGACATAATGTGGACAATGATGGCTGGTGAAGGTGCCGATACTGGTAATCCATAACCATATCAGTGTATGTATGTAGTCTTTGGATTGCATGTGAACCAATGCAGTACTTTGTCAGAACTGTTTATAATTGTTACATTTACTGTTCCATCTAGGCCTCATCCTGGGCTATGAAGTAGACCAAATAACAGAACGAAATCAAATGTTGTCACAGAGTGAGATGTTTGCagtttcttccttttttatttctacatttctgTCCAAGTTGCCTTTTTTTCTTATGGTACTTTTTATGTACCTGTGTGTATGCTGTTCAATGTGCTTGCTCTGGTGCCCTCCATTCGCCAGCATTGTTCAGTAATATGGGGGGTGTTCTGGCCTCTGGCACTGTACTGAAAGAAGTaaactgaattgtttttttttacaagtctTTTTTGTGAacttattattgtattaaatatgggtttaaaacaaaaactaaactaagGCTTGTAGTTAAAGATACcttttttagcatgtttatttTCAGCACGGCAGTCTATAAAGTAGTATATAAAaagtttcttaaaatatatattcaaaagctGGCGTTTTGGTGCTACTGTCAGTTAAggtgttttaaacaaaacacttgGATCCATAGTGATTTCATGAGCATATTTGTAATGtctataataatttcataaattttttcATAAACACAGAAGACTAATTCACCATGGTTTCCCTCTGGAATTTCCTATGGGTTTTCAGATTTGAGTAAAATAAAGTCTGTGGTTCATATTATTTTGAGGTTGCATGTTTTGTTGCAACAACTTAAATTATCTCAGTCTTACGTTTTGAAGCTTCTCTGTTTTTAAAAGACTTACAAGTTGCTATTCAAACTATATGGTAAACTATACTCCATGGTTatagagtcagacttgtaacccaaaggtcgtgggtttgagtctcagtaccgACAGGGATTGTATTTGGGGGGTGTGAATGACTAGCAccctcttccaccttcaatatcatgagatgagacccttgagcaaggcaccgaacccccaactgctccccacaGCAAAAAAAAGCCTGCCctctgctccaggtgtgtgttcactactcagtgctgtgtgtgtgcgcgcacttggatgggttaaatgcagaccacTAATTCTGAGTGTGGGACACCATACGTAACTACactcatgtcactttcacttaatatgtttgaaaacaaataaCCACATACcttattttactcaaaaaaaaaaaaaagctgttttaaatatcCGAGGAAACTCAtgcatcaaaaatgcaaattctgagTGTATAAACTAGTTAGTAATGCTAAAGTAAGCTATGAATGGCTGtattcatgaaacatgagcagaaCAAATGTCTAAATCATTCACAgagcaatgattttgcaaatgATTAAGACAGAAATTTGTtctagtgtttttatttgtttaaaaaaaaaatcatatttccattTTTGACACGGAATTATATTCTAATAAACCGACAAATCTGCcaactaaaactttaataagaaagaatgttaaaaataaaacttagttTATCGGTCTTAAACCACTTGTTATGACTTTATGATAAACGTTTAGCTAGTTAAttttcacaacattattattgtttcaatatttttttttttttttttttttttagtaagttgttttaaaacattcaattttAACGGGAATAACAGTGGCATCAAGTTTCTTAAATTGGTTAATGGACGGGCCCTGAATTATTTGTATGTGATTGACATTGGATCTCGGCCAATCACGTGCTCGAATCGGCCGGCCTTGGGACCACTCTCCAGCCAATAAGCGCTCAAGAGGGGCAGATCGATGACGCAAAGGCAACAGGTTGTTTCGGAAAAAAACGCACTGACAGTTTTGCATGTACTGTCCATCCTTGGTCTCAACGAGGAGTTTTTAATAGACACTAAACTTAAAAAGAGCTTCTTTATTCTTTTGTGCCTTGTGAAGGCCAATGTTGAAGGTTTCGGAAAACAGGTAAGCAGAAGGAATGTCTTTGTTTACCCAGCGGTGTATGTATATTTGCCTtgggctttttgtttttgttgctgttcatGGCTGCGGGTTTGTGTCCAGCCTTTCAGTTGTTATAATCCATAATCACATGGCTTCACAATTACGATGGAGTTCTGCTGAGCGAAGCAAAGAAACACCTGTTGCTTTGTGTCTAAAGGCTGGGTTACAGAAGATGCGCTGATCCAGGCTCTCCTCTAGAAAATAATAAAGTCACTATGACTTTGACCTGCGTTGATCTCAGTAGGACCGATCAGcataatttttgtatattatataacgTTATATAGACAAAGATGcgaattttaaattttaaacatgatttaaagGGGGTTTTGATTGCATAGGTGTATGGTGTACCTTGTTGTCTATATCTTTTACAAAGTCAAAGAACAACAAAGCTAAACAATCCATCAGAATTGTATCCATAAAACCTTcattgtattattaatgtaacTTTAACcctgtatattaaaatagcatgCTGGTTTCGATCCCACCGATACTGACTGACTTGCTGGGTGGGTGTGAcgcaatttataaaaaaagaagaaaaaaaaaaaagaaagaaagtttcaTTCTGCACCTTTTCTTGTCCTTCCTCATCTCTCTCTAGTCATATCTGTGAACAGAGAAACTTATGTACAAGAGCAGCTCCTCTAAAAAGCGTCTGTCTCggtgtaatttaatatttagctCTTGGTTATTTCCAACACTGCAACTAGAACATAGTGGAGTGTAACTGGCACAATAACTAAACCTAGCCTAAAACCCAAATTCTATCCTGTGTAGTATAGTAAACTggcacataaaatataaataattaaacaatgaaataatgaCAGTGAATAAGTATACAAAAGATGTAGTCCTCATTGGCATATGCATTCTCACATGGATTGAATTTTacttaagaatgtttttttttaagggctatttaaaatttcaaaatgaatatttttttgtttatgtgcttGTATAGCAGTTACTGTATTTTGTCAACAAGAACTAGCCAAAAGCTATTATATTACTTTATGACAGTATAAGGAAAGAGCCTATATATATCCAGTTATGATATATAGACCCTGATATTAGCTTAAATTATTGTGATTGTCTGTTTAAGGTGACAAGAAAAACCTGATATAACACTCTAAAATGAACGTCAttgtattaaattacaaaacatcAAATCAGAAAATTGTATTAAAGAGAGCAcactacacatttttaaaaagtcacaaaaattaagcaaaaattaagtacaatttattgCTATTCAAATTCATATGTTTGAATAGCAGTTTGTGGAATATGTTCATGTTCAGGTGGTTATTCTGCTCTGACACCTGTGTGAACTCGAGGAGAATTTACTTCAGACATCCAATTAAAATAACCATG
The Cyprinus carpio isolate SPL01 chromosome A19, ASM1834038v1, whole genome shotgun sequence genome window above contains:
- the LOC122148795 gene encoding pygopus homolog 2-like isoform X1, translated to MAGQQAGQSQGKRGKGSQMKSPEKKKRKSNAQGAAFSHLSEFAPPPTPMVDHLVASNPFDDDFGLPSRSGGGGGPGGASFLPSPGGGGGGYGGPGRMGGGMGFMGGPGGPGGGQPGRRPPFGPPTPNTGPHHPLGFGGMPGFGGGGGGGGGGGGFPPGGPSQFNMPPNFSPPMHPGQGFNPMLSPGGMGGGPGGGGGPPHPRFGMPQQQPPHGQGGHPFNSPPLPGPRGPLHGPMNPMGGMGGGMNMMGMGGGGGGGNMVGGHPGMPPQGQFPPPQDGSYPGSSPPVGEEGKNFGGPGGGPPVPSQQQPPNLNPSGPPSNNATPGPSPAPGPPQPGGGFPGHPDVQQPNPNTPGQPQSAPQPPNPNSSPTGPHNGPQPQQAPTNQHPPPNSTGGPGPNTPSNQQQPTPPNSAPGSAPYNQQNNATGGPMPNQPPNSNQNNLNNSSGGNTPGSNPNPPSNSNSTPNTQSPLPSGPAPPAAGPGSGPPKLGGGMVFPCGLCMSEVHDDQEAILCEASCQRWFHRDCTGLTEPAYGLLTRESAAVWACDYCLKTKEIQAVYVRQGLGQLVAANDG
- the LOC122148795 gene encoding pygopus homolog 2-like isoform X2 yields the protein MKSPEKKKRKSNAQGAAFSHLSEFAPPPTPMVDHLVASNPFDDDFGLPSRSGGGGGPGGASFLPSPGGGGGGYGGPGRMGGGMGFMGGPGGPGGGQPGRRPPFGPPTPNTGPHHPLGFGGMPGFGGGGGGGGGGGGFPPGGPSQFNMPPNFSPPMHPGQGFNPMLSPGGMGGGPGGGGGPPHPRFGMPQQQPPHGQGGHPFNSPPLPGPRGPLHGPMNPMGGMGGGMNMMGMGGGGGGGNMVGGHPGMPPQGQFPPPQDGSYPGSSPPVGEEGKNFGGPGGGPPVPSQQQPPNLNPSGPPSNNATPGPSPAPGPPQPGGGFPGHPDVQQPNPNTPGQPQSAPQPPNPNSSPTGPHNGPQPQQAPTNQHPPPNSTGGPGPNTPSNQQQPTPPNSAPGSAPYNQQNNATGGPMPNQPPNSNQNNLNNSSGGNTPGSNPNPPSNSNSTPNTQSPLPSGPAPPAAGPGSGPPKLGGGMVFPCGLCMSEVHDDQEAILCEASCQRWFHRDCTGLTEPAYGLLTRESAAVWACDYCLKTKEIQAVYVRQGLGQLVAANDG